The Humulus lupulus chromosome 3, drHumLupu1.1, whole genome shotgun sequence genome window below encodes:
- the LOC133823944 gene encoding uncharacterized protein LOC133823944 isoform X3 has protein sequence MFSPYAQTKHLGYSVFSLFTLEANGHRRIFALPLHFPDQSKCFGSGALDSMDCLHLVCPQPINSVQADRQVTDGSVHAGTYSANSRTSKTILDSTVQRQSQKKAIPNKTKWNELPQSFCKKSLTSSESSCLISNSVIKSSNTAIQSSDVDNVIKKSSRKKSRKKGKRGKKNLHNTVSKDPEIFPEECPKVSSMSRACHDNSIDQMNVLALSSTALDASLQEGRVHSSQTQKTCTSYSTGVDTFEEAIPAFHKIPETCSGGTSKKHIPSKDSAHFVGDDSQIYLFDALHPRDCADKSESFLLDPTSTCSNSDDGTKLYHGTKHSEKERCRTDLSESPASDFGKEYSSCSSLLNNILDSSDHTNKTKITHGSGGRNGSQVHVVIPGKKTKQNKSVARMSSVSKCRVPGNLHGHTGKENSHSVWQKVQRNGTCDSVDDLKKLPVLSQFDNTLDEVSLCKKNCDSVVDEKQFKDTRSWKSKSAAGFKHESRFSSRKGSHADRVKSDGCAKFTASRKDMVHISSKTNEAKHMTPESVTFVHVCPNAIDSLDSISNANSSTKSETIEDLNHSLPKSCNSNDQSKLDQVQSPVHHPYLSGNSVGQGQKTVLAEDYLQTHTSGSVMQKWIPIGLKDCGLTNSSDSSPLENSDGLAAEIWTIENPAQDKVNCDSQNPVPKAGVVCMAQSSKNISSFSPDDECRSPNFKDQDTSMLEEQYNRQTAAHTLDIESGAVNAIKPVQDKIAEAVNDACRVQLASEAIEQASGHPVAEFERVLKYSRPVISYPTHLSCHSCSRDQLCGVSLCTHETLNISLGGLWKWYEKHGNYGLEIKANDYENSRRLGANTSSFCAYFVPYLSAVQLFGNYVENSVDTSNTLSSSEVLDLCEFNETSESSSSLDHLPMFSVLFPQPQKEFKSYSNEECSSESSSTSAKDVACLQSVERTLQSDPELLFEYFESEQPQKRRPLYEKIDELIRGDGPVQYQGYGDPTILNSVKLNDLHPRSWYAVAWYPIYRIPEGNLRSSFLTFHSLGHLVHQHGMQPHIVAPVVGLQTYNAQGECWFRIPPSLLNQKKGASDLDPSEIMKQRLRTLEETASLMARAVVKKENLTSVNRHPDYEFFCLRKRC, from the exons ATGTTCAGCCCATATGCCCAGACAAAGCATTTGGG GTATTCAGTGTTTTCATTGTTTACCCTTGAAGCCAACGGACATCGGAGGATTTTTGCACTACCACTCCATTTTCCTGATCAATCAAAGTGCTTTGGATCTGGTGCACTGGATAGCATGGACTGTTTACATTTGGTTTGTCCTCAGCCAATTAATTCAGTCCAGGCTGATCGACAAGTGACGGATGGAAGTGTCCATGCTGGTACCTATTCTGCAAACTCGCGTACCAGTAAAACAATTCTTGATTCAACTGTGCAGCGTCAATCTCAGAAAAAAGCTATACCAAACAAAACTAAATGGAATGAACTTCCGCAGAGTTTTTGTAAAAAATCCTTAACAAGCAGTGAATCTTCATGTTTGATCTCAAATAGTGTCATTAAATCATCAAATACGGCTATCCAGAGCTCTGATGTAGATAATGTCATTAAAAAAAGTTCAAGAAAGAAGTCTAGAAAGAAGGGGAAGCGGGGTAAGAAGAATCTACATAACACTGTCTCTAAAGacccagagatatttcctgaggAATGTCCTAAAGTTAGTTCCATGTCTAGAGCTTGCCATGACAACAGTATCGATCAAATGAATGTGCTAGCATTATCTTCCACTGCACTTGATGCTTCCCTACAAGAAGGTAGGGTTCACAGTTCACAAACACAAAAAACTTGCACTTCTTATTCTACTGGGGTGGATACATTTGAAGAGGCTATACCTGCTTTTCATAAAATTCCTGAGACATGCTCTGGTGGTACCTCTAAAAAACATATACCATCCAAAGACTCTGCACATTTTGTTGGTGATGACTCCCAGATCTACTTATTCGATGCTTTGCATCCCAGAGACTGTGCTGATAAGTCTGAGTCGTTTCTGTTGGATCCAACGTCAACTTGCTCAAATAGTGATGATGGGACCAAACTTTATCATGGTACAAAACACTCTGAAAAAGAACGTTGTAGAACTGATCTTTCTGAATCACCAGCTTCTGATTTTGGAAAGGAATATTCCTCTTGTAGTAGCTtgttaaataatattttagattCATCTGATCATaccaacaaaacaaaaataacacATGGTAGTGGGGGTAGAAATGGTAGTCAAGTGCATGTAGTGATACCCGGCAAGAAGACTAAGCAAAACAAATCAGTTGCCCGGATGTCAAGTGTTTCTAAATGTAGAGTTCCTGGCAATTTGCATGGTCATACGGGGAAGGAAAACAGCCATTCCGTTTGGCAGAAGGTCCAGAGAAATGGTACCTGTGACAGTGTGGATGACCTGAAAAAACTTCCTGTCTTATCTCAGTTTGATAATACTTTGGATGAGGTTTCTTTGTGTAAGAAGAATTGTGATTCTGTTGTAGATGAAAAGCAGTTCAAAGATACTAGAAGTTGGAAAAGTAAAAGTGCTGCAGGTTTTAAACATGAAAGCAGGTTTTCTTCCAGAAAGGGATCTCATGCTGATAGGGTCAAGTCAGATGGTTGTGCAAAGTTTACTGCATCACGCAAGGATATGGTACACATCTCTTCTAAG ACTAATGAAGCAAAGCACATGACGCCTGAATCAGTAACCTTTGTCCATGTTTGTCCAAATGCAATTGATAGCCTGGACAGCATATCTAATGCCAACTCTAGCACGAAGAGTGAAACCATAGAAGATCTGAATCACTCATTGCCAAAGTCATGTAATTCGAATGATCAATCAAAGCTCGATCAAGTGCAGTCTCCTGTGCACCATCCTTATCTTTCTGGAAATTCAGTTGGACAAGGGCAGAAAACTGTCCTTGCTGAAGATTATTTGCAAACCCACACCTCTGGCTCTGTTATGCAGAAATGGATACCAATTGGGTTGAAGGATTGTGGGTTGACTAATTCCAGTGACAGTTCACCTCTAGAAAATTCTGATGGCCTGGCTGCTGAAATTTGGACTATAGAAAACCCTGCACAAGATAAAGTGAATTGTGATTCACAAAATCCAGTTCCTAAAGCAGGTGTTGTATGTATGGCCCAAAGTTCTAAAAATATTTCTTCTTTCTCCCCTGATGATGAGTGCAGGTCTCCAAATTTCAAGGACCAGGACACAAGCATGCTTGAAGAGCAGTATAACAGACAGACTGCTGCCCACACTTTAGATATAGAATCTGGAGCTGTAAATGCTATTAAACCTGTTCAAGACAAAATAGCTGAAGCTGTGAATGATGCTTGTAGGGTTCAACTGGCATCTGAAGCTATTGAGCAGGCCTCTGGTCATCCAGTTGCAGAGTTTGAAAGAGTTCTTAAATATTCGCGTCCAGTTATTTCTTACCCAACCCATTTATCATGTCATTCTTGCTCAAGAGATCAGTTATGTGGTGTGTCATTGTGTACACATGAGACACTTAATATTTCTTTGGGAGGCCTATGGAAGTGGTATGAGAAACATGGGAATTATGGGTTAGAAATAAAGGCAAATGATTATGAAAATTCAAGGAGATTGGGTGCTAATACTTCCTCTTTTTGTGCTTATTTTGTCCCGTATTTGTCAGCGGTTCAACTTTTCGGAAATTATGTTGAAAACTCTGTGGATACAAGCAACACGCTTTCTAGTTCTGAGGTTCTAGACTTGTGCGAGTTTAATGAAACATCTGAAAGTTCCTCTAGTTTGGACCATCTTCCAATGTTTTCAGTGCTCTTTCCTCAACCTCAAAAGGAGTTTAAAAGCTATTCTAATGAAGAATGTAGTTCAGAGTCATCTTCAACTTCTGCAAAAGATGTTGCTTGTCTTCAATCAGTGGAAAGAACACTGCAGAGTGATCCGGAGCTactttttgaatattttgaatctGAACAGCCTCAGAAGAGACGACCTTTATATGAGAA GATAGATGAGTTGATTAGGGGAGATGGTCCAGTGCAGTACCAAGGCTATGGAGATCCAACAATACTCAACTCTGTAAAACTGAATGATCTGCATCCTAGATCTTG GTATGCTGTAGCATGGTATCCTATTTATAGGATACCAGAGGGTAATTTGCGCTCATCATTTTTGACATTCCATTCACTAGGTCATTTGGTTCATCAACATGGTATGCAGCCCCATATAGTGGCTCCTGTTGTGGGTCTTCAAACTTACAATGCTCAG GGTGAATGCTGGTTCCGCATTCCTCCCTCACTACTGAACCAAAAGAAAGGAGCATCGGACCTAGACCCTAGTGAAATTATGAAGCAGCGATTGAGGACGCTAGAGGAGACAGCTTCTCTTATGGCAAGAGCAGTTGTGAAGAAAGAAAATTTGACATCTGTAAACAGGCATCCAGACTATGAGTTCTTCTGCTTGAGGAAGCGCTGCTGA
- the LOC133823944 gene encoding uncharacterized protein LOC133823944 isoform X1 has translation MVLVSVFQAHEKMYQELQRINNDTVGTSDGGNDPLQRKLKKQTNLKSSSEVHGVSSLIWSNSDNRYSVFSLFTLEANGHRRIFALPLHFPDQSKCFGSGALDSMDCLHLVCPQPINSVQADRQVTDGSVHAGTYSANSRTSKTILDSTVQRQSQKKAIPNKTKWNELPQSFCKKSLTSSESSCLISNSVIKSSNTAIQSSDVDNVIKKSSRKKSRKKGKRGKKNLHNTVSKDPEIFPEECPKVSSMSRACHDNSIDQMNVLALSSTALDASLQEGRVHSSQTQKTCTSYSTGVDTFEEAIPAFHKIPETCSGGTSKKHIPSKDSAHFVGDDSQIYLFDALHPRDCADKSESFLLDPTSTCSNSDDGTKLYHGTKHSEKERCRTDLSESPASDFGKEYSSCSSLLNNILDSSDHTNKTKITHGSGGRNGSQVHVVIPGKKTKQNKSVARMSSVSKCRVPGNLHGHTGKENSHSVWQKVQRNGTCDSVDDLKKLPVLSQFDNTLDEVSLCKKNCDSVVDEKQFKDTRSWKSKSAAGFKHESRFSSRKGSHADRVKSDGCAKFTASRKDMVHISSKTNEAKHMTPESVTFVHVCPNAIDSLDSISNANSSTKSETIEDLNHSLPKSCNSNDQSKLDQVQSPVHHPYLSGNSVGQGQKTVLAEDYLQTHTSGSVMQKWIPIGLKDCGLTNSSDSSPLENSDGLAAEIWTIENPAQDKVNCDSQNPVPKAGVVCMAQSSKNISSFSPDDECRSPNFKDQDTSMLEEQYNRQTAAHTLDIESGAVNAIKPVQDKIAEAVNDACRVQLASEAIEQASGHPVAEFERVLKYSRPVISYPTHLSCHSCSRDQLCGVSLCTHETLNISLGGLWKWYEKHGNYGLEIKANDYENSRRLGANTSSFCAYFVPYLSAVQLFGNYVENSVDTSNTLSSSEVLDLCEFNETSESSSSLDHLPMFSVLFPQPQKEFKSYSNEECSSESSSTSAKDVACLQSVERTLQSDPELLFEYFESEQPQKRRPLYEKIDELIRGDGPVQYQGYGDPTILNSVKLNDLHPRSWYAVAWYPIYRIPEGNLRSSFLTFHSLGHLVHQHGMQPHIVAPVVGLQTYNAQGECWFRIPPSLLNQKKGASDLDPSEIMKQRLRTLEETASLMARAVVKKENLTSVNRHPDYEFFCLRKRC, from the exons GTATTCAGTGTTTTCATTGTTTACCCTTGAAGCCAACGGACATCGGAGGATTTTTGCACTACCACTCCATTTTCCTGATCAATCAAAGTGCTTTGGATCTGGTGCACTGGATAGCATGGACTGTTTACATTTGGTTTGTCCTCAGCCAATTAATTCAGTCCAGGCTGATCGACAAGTGACGGATGGAAGTGTCCATGCTGGTACCTATTCTGCAAACTCGCGTACCAGTAAAACAATTCTTGATTCAACTGTGCAGCGTCAATCTCAGAAAAAAGCTATACCAAACAAAACTAAATGGAATGAACTTCCGCAGAGTTTTTGTAAAAAATCCTTAACAAGCAGTGAATCTTCATGTTTGATCTCAAATAGTGTCATTAAATCATCAAATACGGCTATCCAGAGCTCTGATGTAGATAATGTCATTAAAAAAAGTTCAAGAAAGAAGTCTAGAAAGAAGGGGAAGCGGGGTAAGAAGAATCTACATAACACTGTCTCTAAAGacccagagatatttcctgaggAATGTCCTAAAGTTAGTTCCATGTCTAGAGCTTGCCATGACAACAGTATCGATCAAATGAATGTGCTAGCATTATCTTCCACTGCACTTGATGCTTCCCTACAAGAAGGTAGGGTTCACAGTTCACAAACACAAAAAACTTGCACTTCTTATTCTACTGGGGTGGATACATTTGAAGAGGCTATACCTGCTTTTCATAAAATTCCTGAGACATGCTCTGGTGGTACCTCTAAAAAACATATACCATCCAAAGACTCTGCACATTTTGTTGGTGATGACTCCCAGATCTACTTATTCGATGCTTTGCATCCCAGAGACTGTGCTGATAAGTCTGAGTCGTTTCTGTTGGATCCAACGTCAACTTGCTCAAATAGTGATGATGGGACCAAACTTTATCATGGTACAAAACACTCTGAAAAAGAACGTTGTAGAACTGATCTTTCTGAATCACCAGCTTCTGATTTTGGAAAGGAATATTCCTCTTGTAGTAGCTtgttaaataatattttagattCATCTGATCATaccaacaaaacaaaaataacacATGGTAGTGGGGGTAGAAATGGTAGTCAAGTGCATGTAGTGATACCCGGCAAGAAGACTAAGCAAAACAAATCAGTTGCCCGGATGTCAAGTGTTTCTAAATGTAGAGTTCCTGGCAATTTGCATGGTCATACGGGGAAGGAAAACAGCCATTCCGTTTGGCAGAAGGTCCAGAGAAATGGTACCTGTGACAGTGTGGATGACCTGAAAAAACTTCCTGTCTTATCTCAGTTTGATAATACTTTGGATGAGGTTTCTTTGTGTAAGAAGAATTGTGATTCTGTTGTAGATGAAAAGCAGTTCAAAGATACTAGAAGTTGGAAAAGTAAAAGTGCTGCAGGTTTTAAACATGAAAGCAGGTTTTCTTCCAGAAAGGGATCTCATGCTGATAGGGTCAAGTCAGATGGTTGTGCAAAGTTTACTGCATCACGCAAGGATATGGTACACATCTCTTCTAAG ACTAATGAAGCAAAGCACATGACGCCTGAATCAGTAACCTTTGTCCATGTTTGTCCAAATGCAATTGATAGCCTGGACAGCATATCTAATGCCAACTCTAGCACGAAGAGTGAAACCATAGAAGATCTGAATCACTCATTGCCAAAGTCATGTAATTCGAATGATCAATCAAAGCTCGATCAAGTGCAGTCTCCTGTGCACCATCCTTATCTTTCTGGAAATTCAGTTGGACAAGGGCAGAAAACTGTCCTTGCTGAAGATTATTTGCAAACCCACACCTCTGGCTCTGTTATGCAGAAATGGATACCAATTGGGTTGAAGGATTGTGGGTTGACTAATTCCAGTGACAGTTCACCTCTAGAAAATTCTGATGGCCTGGCTGCTGAAATTTGGACTATAGAAAACCCTGCACAAGATAAAGTGAATTGTGATTCACAAAATCCAGTTCCTAAAGCAGGTGTTGTATGTATGGCCCAAAGTTCTAAAAATATTTCTTCTTTCTCCCCTGATGATGAGTGCAGGTCTCCAAATTTCAAGGACCAGGACACAAGCATGCTTGAAGAGCAGTATAACAGACAGACTGCTGCCCACACTTTAGATATAGAATCTGGAGCTGTAAATGCTATTAAACCTGTTCAAGACAAAATAGCTGAAGCTGTGAATGATGCTTGTAGGGTTCAACTGGCATCTGAAGCTATTGAGCAGGCCTCTGGTCATCCAGTTGCAGAGTTTGAAAGAGTTCTTAAATATTCGCGTCCAGTTATTTCTTACCCAACCCATTTATCATGTCATTCTTGCTCAAGAGATCAGTTATGTGGTGTGTCATTGTGTACACATGAGACACTTAATATTTCTTTGGGAGGCCTATGGAAGTGGTATGAGAAACATGGGAATTATGGGTTAGAAATAAAGGCAAATGATTATGAAAATTCAAGGAGATTGGGTGCTAATACTTCCTCTTTTTGTGCTTATTTTGTCCCGTATTTGTCAGCGGTTCAACTTTTCGGAAATTATGTTGAAAACTCTGTGGATACAAGCAACACGCTTTCTAGTTCTGAGGTTCTAGACTTGTGCGAGTTTAATGAAACATCTGAAAGTTCCTCTAGTTTGGACCATCTTCCAATGTTTTCAGTGCTCTTTCCTCAACCTCAAAAGGAGTTTAAAAGCTATTCTAATGAAGAATGTAGTTCAGAGTCATCTTCAACTTCTGCAAAAGATGTTGCTTGTCTTCAATCAGTGGAAAGAACACTGCAGAGTGATCCGGAGCTactttttgaatattttgaatctGAACAGCCTCAGAAGAGACGACCTTTATATGAGAA GATAGATGAGTTGATTAGGGGAGATGGTCCAGTGCAGTACCAAGGCTATGGAGATCCAACAATACTCAACTCTGTAAAACTGAATGATCTGCATCCTAGATCTTG GTATGCTGTAGCATGGTATCCTATTTATAGGATACCAGAGGGTAATTTGCGCTCATCATTTTTGACATTCCATTCACTAGGTCATTTGGTTCATCAACATGGTATGCAGCCCCATATAGTGGCTCCTGTTGTGGGTCTTCAAACTTACAATGCTCAG GGTGAATGCTGGTTCCGCATTCCTCCCTCACTACTGAACCAAAAGAAAGGAGCATCGGACCTAGACCCTAGTGAAATTATGAAGCAGCGATTGAGGACGCTAGAGGAGACAGCTTCTCTTATGGCAAGAGCAGTTGTGAAGAAAGAAAATTTGACATCTGTAAACAGGCATCCAGACTATGAGTTCTTCTGCTTGAGGAAGCGCTGCTGA
- the LOC133823944 gene encoding uncharacterized protein LOC133823944 isoform X2 has protein sequence MYQELQRINNDTVGTSDGGNDPLQRKLKKQTNLKSSSEVHGVSSLIWSNSDNRYSVFSLFTLEANGHRRIFALPLHFPDQSKCFGSGALDSMDCLHLVCPQPINSVQADRQVTDGSVHAGTYSANSRTSKTILDSTVQRQSQKKAIPNKTKWNELPQSFCKKSLTSSESSCLISNSVIKSSNTAIQSSDVDNVIKKSSRKKSRKKGKRGKKNLHNTVSKDPEIFPEECPKVSSMSRACHDNSIDQMNVLALSSTALDASLQEGRVHSSQTQKTCTSYSTGVDTFEEAIPAFHKIPETCSGGTSKKHIPSKDSAHFVGDDSQIYLFDALHPRDCADKSESFLLDPTSTCSNSDDGTKLYHGTKHSEKERCRTDLSESPASDFGKEYSSCSSLLNNILDSSDHTNKTKITHGSGGRNGSQVHVVIPGKKTKQNKSVARMSSVSKCRVPGNLHGHTGKENSHSVWQKVQRNGTCDSVDDLKKLPVLSQFDNTLDEVSLCKKNCDSVVDEKQFKDTRSWKSKSAAGFKHESRFSSRKGSHADRVKSDGCAKFTASRKDMVHISSKTNEAKHMTPESVTFVHVCPNAIDSLDSISNANSSTKSETIEDLNHSLPKSCNSNDQSKLDQVQSPVHHPYLSGNSVGQGQKTVLAEDYLQTHTSGSVMQKWIPIGLKDCGLTNSSDSSPLENSDGLAAEIWTIENPAQDKVNCDSQNPVPKAGVVCMAQSSKNISSFSPDDECRSPNFKDQDTSMLEEQYNRQTAAHTLDIESGAVNAIKPVQDKIAEAVNDACRVQLASEAIEQASGHPVAEFERVLKYSRPVISYPTHLSCHSCSRDQLCGVSLCTHETLNISLGGLWKWYEKHGNYGLEIKANDYENSRRLGANTSSFCAYFVPYLSAVQLFGNYVENSVDTSNTLSSSEVLDLCEFNETSESSSSLDHLPMFSVLFPQPQKEFKSYSNEECSSESSSTSAKDVACLQSVERTLQSDPELLFEYFESEQPQKRRPLYEKIDELIRGDGPVQYQGYGDPTILNSVKLNDLHPRSWYAVAWYPIYRIPEGNLRSSFLTFHSLGHLVHQHGMQPHIVAPVVGLQTYNAQGECWFRIPPSLLNQKKGASDLDPSEIMKQRLRTLEETASLMARAVVKKENLTSVNRHPDYEFFCLRKRC, from the exons GTATTCAGTGTTTTCATTGTTTACCCTTGAAGCCAACGGACATCGGAGGATTTTTGCACTACCACTCCATTTTCCTGATCAATCAAAGTGCTTTGGATCTGGTGCACTGGATAGCATGGACTGTTTACATTTGGTTTGTCCTCAGCCAATTAATTCAGTCCAGGCTGATCGACAAGTGACGGATGGAAGTGTCCATGCTGGTACCTATTCTGCAAACTCGCGTACCAGTAAAACAATTCTTGATTCAACTGTGCAGCGTCAATCTCAGAAAAAAGCTATACCAAACAAAACTAAATGGAATGAACTTCCGCAGAGTTTTTGTAAAAAATCCTTAACAAGCAGTGAATCTTCATGTTTGATCTCAAATAGTGTCATTAAATCATCAAATACGGCTATCCAGAGCTCTGATGTAGATAATGTCATTAAAAAAAGTTCAAGAAAGAAGTCTAGAAAGAAGGGGAAGCGGGGTAAGAAGAATCTACATAACACTGTCTCTAAAGacccagagatatttcctgaggAATGTCCTAAAGTTAGTTCCATGTCTAGAGCTTGCCATGACAACAGTATCGATCAAATGAATGTGCTAGCATTATCTTCCACTGCACTTGATGCTTCCCTACAAGAAGGTAGGGTTCACAGTTCACAAACACAAAAAACTTGCACTTCTTATTCTACTGGGGTGGATACATTTGAAGAGGCTATACCTGCTTTTCATAAAATTCCTGAGACATGCTCTGGTGGTACCTCTAAAAAACATATACCATCCAAAGACTCTGCACATTTTGTTGGTGATGACTCCCAGATCTACTTATTCGATGCTTTGCATCCCAGAGACTGTGCTGATAAGTCTGAGTCGTTTCTGTTGGATCCAACGTCAACTTGCTCAAATAGTGATGATGGGACCAAACTTTATCATGGTACAAAACACTCTGAAAAAGAACGTTGTAGAACTGATCTTTCTGAATCACCAGCTTCTGATTTTGGAAAGGAATATTCCTCTTGTAGTAGCTtgttaaataatattttagattCATCTGATCATaccaacaaaacaaaaataacacATGGTAGTGGGGGTAGAAATGGTAGTCAAGTGCATGTAGTGATACCCGGCAAGAAGACTAAGCAAAACAAATCAGTTGCCCGGATGTCAAGTGTTTCTAAATGTAGAGTTCCTGGCAATTTGCATGGTCATACGGGGAAGGAAAACAGCCATTCCGTTTGGCAGAAGGTCCAGAGAAATGGTACCTGTGACAGTGTGGATGACCTGAAAAAACTTCCTGTCTTATCTCAGTTTGATAATACTTTGGATGAGGTTTCTTTGTGTAAGAAGAATTGTGATTCTGTTGTAGATGAAAAGCAGTTCAAAGATACTAGAAGTTGGAAAAGTAAAAGTGCTGCAGGTTTTAAACATGAAAGCAGGTTTTCTTCCAGAAAGGGATCTCATGCTGATAGGGTCAAGTCAGATGGTTGTGCAAAGTTTACTGCATCACGCAAGGATATGGTACACATCTCTTCTAAG ACTAATGAAGCAAAGCACATGACGCCTGAATCAGTAACCTTTGTCCATGTTTGTCCAAATGCAATTGATAGCCTGGACAGCATATCTAATGCCAACTCTAGCACGAAGAGTGAAACCATAGAAGATCTGAATCACTCATTGCCAAAGTCATGTAATTCGAATGATCAATCAAAGCTCGATCAAGTGCAGTCTCCTGTGCACCATCCTTATCTTTCTGGAAATTCAGTTGGACAAGGGCAGAAAACTGTCCTTGCTGAAGATTATTTGCAAACCCACACCTCTGGCTCTGTTATGCAGAAATGGATACCAATTGGGTTGAAGGATTGTGGGTTGACTAATTCCAGTGACAGTTCACCTCTAGAAAATTCTGATGGCCTGGCTGCTGAAATTTGGACTATAGAAAACCCTGCACAAGATAAAGTGAATTGTGATTCACAAAATCCAGTTCCTAAAGCAGGTGTTGTATGTATGGCCCAAAGTTCTAAAAATATTTCTTCTTTCTCCCCTGATGATGAGTGCAGGTCTCCAAATTTCAAGGACCAGGACACAAGCATGCTTGAAGAGCAGTATAACAGACAGACTGCTGCCCACACTTTAGATATAGAATCTGGAGCTGTAAATGCTATTAAACCTGTTCAAGACAAAATAGCTGAAGCTGTGAATGATGCTTGTAGGGTTCAACTGGCATCTGAAGCTATTGAGCAGGCCTCTGGTCATCCAGTTGCAGAGTTTGAAAGAGTTCTTAAATATTCGCGTCCAGTTATTTCTTACCCAACCCATTTATCATGTCATTCTTGCTCAAGAGATCAGTTATGTGGTGTGTCATTGTGTACACATGAGACACTTAATATTTCTTTGGGAGGCCTATGGAAGTGGTATGAGAAACATGGGAATTATGGGTTAGAAATAAAGGCAAATGATTATGAAAATTCAAGGAGATTGGGTGCTAATACTTCCTCTTTTTGTGCTTATTTTGTCCCGTATTTGTCAGCGGTTCAACTTTTCGGAAATTATGTTGAAAACTCTGTGGATACAAGCAACACGCTTTCTAGTTCTGAGGTTCTAGACTTGTGCGAGTTTAATGAAACATCTGAAAGTTCCTCTAGTTTGGACCATCTTCCAATGTTTTCAGTGCTCTTTCCTCAACCTCAAAAGGAGTTTAAAAGCTATTCTAATGAAGAATGTAGTTCAGAGTCATCTTCAACTTCTGCAAAAGATGTTGCTTGTCTTCAATCAGTGGAAAGAACACTGCAGAGTGATCCGGAGCTactttttgaatattttgaatctGAACAGCCTCAGAAGAGACGACCTTTATATGAGAA GATAGATGAGTTGATTAGGGGAGATGGTCCAGTGCAGTACCAAGGCTATGGAGATCCAACAATACTCAACTCTGTAAAACTGAATGATCTGCATCCTAGATCTTG GTATGCTGTAGCATGGTATCCTATTTATAGGATACCAGAGGGTAATTTGCGCTCATCATTTTTGACATTCCATTCACTAGGTCATTTGGTTCATCAACATGGTATGCAGCCCCATATAGTGGCTCCTGTTGTGGGTCTTCAAACTTACAATGCTCAG GGTGAATGCTGGTTCCGCATTCCTCCCTCACTACTGAACCAAAAGAAAGGAGCATCGGACCTAGACCCTAGTGAAATTATGAAGCAGCGATTGAGGACGCTAGAGGAGACAGCTTCTCTTATGGCAAGAGCAGTTGTGAAGAAAGAAAATTTGACATCTGTAAACAGGCATCCAGACTATGAGTTCTTCTGCTTGAGGAAGCGCTGCTGA